From a region of the Pontixanthobacter gangjinensis genome:
- a CDS encoding sulfotransferase produces the protein MPPPRPHPLARAPLASRLDRLIGKAWERSWMDRVPLDPEELIERGSKGFEPEDEAGGRSADDLADFRERLDSLCKAIESEANLNNLGRAFAYGQLVRAIKQRFALGALWRTQPGLLKTEIAPPIIVIGQMRSGTTRIHRLLAADPALAATRFCDSWHPVPEKPDFRPVRGALTLFMARKLDPWIDSLHPFGAARADEELGWLASALDHSAYEAQWRIPSYAAFSEARDPAPVYREFARLLRTDAAHQGNSSKPRVIKTPQFAEDLPALLAQFPDGRIIVARRNDEDTLRSSVSLVANQMVIQSNNVDLRWIEAEWQRKLALRSQRLDDGLAQSRNLVSEVHFERLGSDWETEIAHIYQSLDISLSSEALVAMRKIQKNAASSPHHGHGNDMAKFPKAS, from the coding sequence ATGCCGCCGCCTCGCCCTCATCCCTTGGCACGCGCACCTTTGGCCAGCCGACTCGATCGGCTGATTGGCAAAGCATGGGAACGTAGTTGGATGGACCGTGTGCCGCTCGACCCCGAAGAGCTAATCGAGCGAGGCAGTAAAGGCTTCGAGCCCGAAGATGAAGCTGGCGGACGCTCGGCAGATGATTTGGCCGATTTTCGAGAACGGCTAGACTCTCTTTGCAAAGCGATTGAATCCGAAGCGAATCTAAACAATTTGGGCCGAGCCTTCGCGTATGGTCAATTGGTCCGCGCGATCAAGCAGCGCTTTGCTCTCGGTGCTTTGTGGCGAACCCAGCCCGGCTTGCTGAAAACGGAAATTGCGCCCCCGATTATTGTAATTGGGCAGATGAGGTCTGGCACTACCCGAATCCATCGTTTGCTCGCGGCGGATCCTGCACTGGCTGCGACGCGGTTTTGTGACAGTTGGCACCCGGTTCCTGAAAAGCCCGATTTTCGGCCGGTGCGCGGAGCGCTGACCCTGTTTATGGCCCGCAAGCTAGACCCTTGGATCGATAGCCTTCATCCGTTCGGCGCTGCCCGTGCTGACGAGGAGCTAGGCTGGCTCGCATCTGCACTCGATCACAGCGCCTATGAGGCACAATGGCGCATTCCATCTTACGCGGCCTTCAGCGAAGCACGTGACCCGGCCCCCGTCTACCGCGAATTCGCGCGGCTACTACGGACAGATGCAGCGCATCAGGGTAACTCAAGTAAACCACGCGTAATCAAAACTCCGCAATTCGCCGAGGACCTGCCCGCACTACTCGCTCAGTTCCCCGATGGCCGTATCATCGTGGCGCGCCGAAATGATGAAGACACACTGCGCAGTTCGGTTTCATTGGTAGCAAACCAGATGGTCATCCAGTCCAACAATGTCGATCTGCGATGGATCGAGGCCGAATGGCAACGGAAACTCGCGTTGCGTTCGCAGCGGCTTGACGATGGATTGGCGCAGTCCAGAAATTTAGTATCAGAAGTTCACTTTGAAAGGCTCGGCTCAGATTGGGAAACTGAGATCGCGCACATTTACCAATCACTCGATATCTCGCTGTCCAGCGAAGCTTTAGTCGCCATGCGCAAGATACAAAAAAATGCCGCATCTTCGCCGCATCACGGACATGGCA